The Gymnodinialimonas sp. 57CJ19 genome includes a window with the following:
- a CDS encoding DMT family transporter, whose product METPATPSATLVHTPASRPGWGIFWMLLTGLCFVAVTATVKMVGTDVPAIQSGFLRYALGLVFLIPMLPSVRRANVDRSLLGIFLGRGAAHALAVSLWFFAMTRIPIADVTALNYLNPVYVILLAVLFLGERLGRYRVAAVVIAFVGTFVIIRPGFREIDLGHVTMLVTAVAMAVSYFLAKLASGRVSAEVVVFYLSLVVPIILAPLAWYVWVPVTWSDVGWLFLCAFFATLGHYMMTLAFRAAPLAVTQPVSFLQLVWATALGVFVFGEPADIYVIAGGGMIIASVSFITWRETALARRHRKEAALAGDGVE is encoded by the coding sequence ATGGAAACGCCCGCCACCCCCTCCGCGACCCTCGTCCACACGCCCGCCTCCCGCCCCGGGTGGGGCATCTTCTGGATGCTCCTCACCGGCCTCTGTTTCGTGGCTGTGACAGCGACGGTGAAGATGGTGGGCACCGACGTGCCCGCGATCCAATCAGGCTTCCTGCGCTACGCCCTCGGCCTCGTTTTCCTGATCCCGATGCTGCCCTCGGTCCGACGGGCCAATGTGGACCGGAGCCTGTTGGGGATCTTTCTGGGGCGCGGGGCAGCCCACGCCTTGGCGGTTTCCCTGTGGTTCTTCGCCATGACCCGCATCCCCATCGCCGACGTCACCGCGCTCAACTACCTCAACCCGGTCTACGTGATCTTGCTGGCGGTTCTGTTTCTGGGAGAACGTCTTGGCCGCTACCGCGTCGCTGCGGTGGTCATCGCCTTCGTGGGCACCTTCGTTATCATCCGCCCCGGTTTCCGAGAGATCGACCTGGGGCACGTGACCATGCTGGTCACGGCCGTCGCCATGGCGGTCAGCTACTTCCTCGCCAAGTTGGCATCGGGGCGGGTCAGTGCCGAAGTGGTCGTGTTCTACCTGTCGCTGGTGGTGCCGATCATCCTTGCGCCGCTGGCGTGGTATGTCTGGGTGCCGGTCACTTGGAGCGATGTGGGGTGGCTCTTCCTCTGCGCCTTCTTCGCCACATTGGGCCACTACATGATGACGCTGGCCTTCCGCGCCGCGCCTTTGGCGGTGACACAGCCGGTGTCGTTCTTGCAGTTGGTTTGGGCCACGGCTTTGGGCGTGTTTGTCTTTGGCGAACCCGCCGACATCTATGTGATCGCAGGGGGCGGGATGATCATCGCGTCGGTCAGCTTCATCACATGGCGAGAGACCGCTTTGGCCCGCCGCCACCGCAAGGAAGCCGCTTTAGCGGGCGATGGCGTAGAGTAA
- a CDS encoding carbon monoxide dehydrogenase subunit G yields MELHASRHIAADRQQVWEALNEAEVLKACIPGCEELTGSPEEGFEATVKQKVGPVKATFKGGVTLSDIVPGESYTITGEGKGGVAGFAKGGAKVHLADHPEGGTELTYDVEAKVGGKIAQLGSRLVNSFATKMADQFFERFQERLEGGGEDASA; encoded by the coding sequence ATGGAACTTCACGCCAGCCGCCACATCGCCGCCGACCGCCAACAAGTTTGGGAAGCCCTGAACGAGGCCGAGGTTCTGAAGGCTTGCATCCCCGGCTGTGAAGAGCTGACAGGCTCCCCGGAGGAAGGTTTCGAGGCGACCGTGAAGCAAAAGGTCGGCCCGGTGAAAGCGACGTTCAAGGGCGGGGTGACCCTTTCAGATATCGTGCCGGGTGAAAGCTATACCATCACCGGCGAGGGCAAGGGCGGCGTCGCGGGTTTTGCCAAGGGGGGCGCGAAGGTTCATCTGGCCGACCATCCCGAAGGCGGCACCGAGCTGACCTATGACGTCGAAGCCAAGGTCGGCGGCAAGATCGCGCAATTGGGCTCTCGCCTGGTGAACAGCTTTGCCACCAAAATGGCCGATCAGTTCTTTGAGCGGTTTCAAGAGCGGCTGGAAGGCGGCGGCGAAGACGCTTCTGCCTGA
- a CDS encoding Rho termination factor: MTKDHGPSVKDDETYEALREDGASKQKAARIANAQASDSQSPSKSGGRAPPYEEWTKDELYARARELDVDGRSDMDKDALIKALRNT; the protein is encoded by the coding sequence ATGACGAAGGACCATGGACCGTCCGTGAAGGACGACGAAACCTACGAAGCTCTGCGCGAGGATGGGGCCTCCAAGCAGAAAGCGGCGCGGATTGCCAATGCTCAGGCCTCCGACAGCCAATCGCCCTCCAAATCGGGCGGGCGGGCGCCTCCCTACGAGGAATGGACGAAGGACGAGCTGTATGCGCGCGCCCGGGAACTGGACGTCGACGGACGCTCGGACATGGACAAAGATGCGTTGATCAAGGCCTTGCGCAACACCTGA
- a CDS encoding DUF4174 domain-containing protein, giving the protein MTLFRTLLLALLSLTPATVLAQEAFDPLEPRSAEGLTLDEFQWVARPIIVFADTPADPRFIEQMELLANRPDALLERDVVILFDTAPDARSDIRLALRPRGFSIVVLGKDGTVGLRRPAVRDVREIIRAIDNFQLRQEELRRGG; this is encoded by the coding sequence ATGACACTATTCCGTACCCTATTGCTCGCCTTGCTTAGTCTGACGCCCGCCACGGTGCTTGCGCAAGAGGCCTTTGACCCGCTGGAGCCGCGCTCTGCCGAAGGCCTGACCCTGGACGAATTCCAATGGGTTGCGCGGCCCATTATCGTGTTTGCCGACACACCCGCCGACCCTCGCTTCATCGAGCAGATGGAGCTGTTAGCCAATCGCCCCGATGCGCTGCTAGAACGTGACGTGGTAATTCTGTTCGACACCGCCCCCGACGCCCGCTCCGATATCCGGCTGGCACTGCGGCCACGGGGGTTCTCCATCGTGGTTCTGGGCAAGGACGGCACCGTCGGCTTGCGCCGCCCTGCCGTGCGGGACGTGCGCGAGATCATCCGCGCAATCGACAATTTCCAGCTACGGCAGGAAGAATTGCGCCGGGGCGGCTGA
- a CDS encoding DUF6497 family protein translates to MLRTILIVLTLAVLASAAFLLFRGPAEADICTADEVLQAPSGNDLRLCDVVFEVQPDNDVWVVVRVTDPSLAGGAARAEHGDHDWACETWGLPALDKEPRPTRIIVQIMETPFQRGEPAPGITQSIEAYSEQNATCMWELL, encoded by the coding sequence ATGCTGCGCACCATCCTCATCGTGCTGACCCTCGCCGTTCTGGCCTCTGCCGCGTTTCTGCTGTTCCGCGGCCCGGCGGAGGCTGACATCTGTACCGCCGATGAAGTGCTGCAAGCGCCTTCGGGCAACGATCTGCGCCTGTGTGATGTGGTGTTCGAGGTCCAGCCCGACAATGACGTATGGGTTGTGGTGCGTGTGACCGATCCATCCCTGGCGGGCGGTGCGGCCCGCGCCGAGCATGGCGACCACGATTGGGCCTGCGAAACCTGGGGCCTTCCTGCATTGGATAAAGAACCCCGCCCCACACGGATCATCGTGCAGATCATGGAAACTCCGTTTCAGCGTGGCGAGCCTGCGCCGGGGATAACTCAATCCATCGAGGCATATTCTGAGCAGAACGCCACCTGCATGTGGGAGCTTTTGTGA
- a CDS encoding acetyl/propionyl/methylcrotonyl-CoA carboxylase subunit alpha translates to MFKKLLIANRGEIACRVIKTAKRMGIPTVAVYSDADRNALHVKMADEAVHIGPPPANESYIVIDKIMQAIRDTGADAVHPGYGFLSENMKFAEALEAEGVAFVGPPATAIEQMGDKITSKKIAQDAGVSTVPGHMGLIEDAAEAIKISGEIGYPVMLKASAGGGGKGMRIAWSEDEVAEGFQASKNEAASSFGDDRMFIEKFVTQPRHIEIQVLADKHGNAIYLGERECSIQRRNQKVIEEAPSPFLDEATRKAMGEQAVSLAQAVGYTSAGTVEFIVDGDRNFYFLEMNTRLQVEHPVTELITGVDLVEQMIRVAAGEKLEMAQSDVKLTGWAMESRLYAEDPYRNFLPSIGRLTRYRPPVEVAAGPLLDTGKWQGDAEAGETAVRNDTGVYEGGEISMFYDPMIAKLCTWGPDRPTSIEAMRVALDSFELEGIGHNLPFLSAVMDHEKFASGDITTAFIAEEYPEGFEGVTLPDADLVRVAAAAAAMHRVAEIRRTRVSGRMDNHERRVGADWVVSLQGQSYEARIEADHEGSTVTVNGTDLRVTSDWTPGDKLARLNVNDSPLVLKVGKRPGGFRLRTRGADLDVFVRTPRQAELAALMPEKIAPDTSKLLLCPMPGLVVKMDVEEGDEVQEGQALCTVEAMKMENILRAERKGVVAKINAGAGDSLAVDETIMEFE, encoded by the coding sequence ATGTTCAAGAAACTCCTGATCGCCAACCGCGGTGAAATCGCGTGCCGCGTCATCAAGACGGCCAAGCGCATGGGCATTCCCACCGTTGCTGTCTATTCCGACGCCGATCGCAACGCCTTGCACGTGAAGATGGCGGATGAGGCGGTGCACATCGGCCCGCCCCCCGCAAACGAGAGCTACATCGTGATCGACAAGATCATGCAGGCGATCCGCGACACGGGCGCCGATGCGGTGCATCCCGGTTACGGTTTCCTCAGCGAAAACATGAAGTTCGCCGAAGCCCTGGAAGCGGAAGGCGTGGCCTTTGTGGGGCCACCCGCCACGGCGATTGAACAGATGGGGGACAAGATCACCTCCAAGAAGATCGCGCAGGACGCGGGCGTCAGCACGGTTCCGGGCCACATGGGTCTGATCGAGGATGCCGCCGAGGCGATCAAGATTTCCGGCGAGATCGGCTATCCGGTGATGCTGAAGGCGTCGGCAGGCGGCGGCGGCAAGGGCATGCGGATTGCCTGGTCCGAGGATGAGGTGGCCGAGGGCTTCCAAGCCTCCAAGAACGAGGCGGCCAGCAGTTTCGGCGATGACCGCATGTTCATCGAGAAGTTCGTGACCCAGCCGCGCCACATCGAAATTCAGGTGCTGGCCGACAAGCACGGTAACGCCATTTATCTGGGCGAGCGGGAATGCTCCATCCAGCGCCGGAACCAGAAGGTGATTGAAGAAGCGCCAAGCCCGTTCCTGGACGAGGCGACCCGGAAAGCCATGGGTGAACAGGCGGTTAGCCTGGCGCAGGCGGTGGGCTACACCAGCGCGGGCACGGTGGAATTCATCGTCGATGGGGACCGCAACTTCTACTTCCTGGAGATGAACACACGCCTGCAGGTGGAGCATCCGGTGACCGAATTGATCACCGGCGTGGACCTTGTGGAGCAGATGATCCGCGTGGCCGCTGGCGAGAAGCTGGAGATGGCGCAAAGCGACGTGAAACTGACTGGTTGGGCGATGGAATCCCGCCTTTATGCCGAGGATCCCTACCGCAATTTCCTGCCCTCCATTGGCCGTCTCACCCGCTACCGCCCCCCGGTCGAGGTTGCCGCCGGGCCGCTTCTGGATACGGGCAAATGGCAGGGCGACGCGGAGGCGGGCGAGACCGCCGTGCGCAATGACACGGGCGTCTATGAGGGCGGCGAGATTTCCATGTTCTACGACCCGATGATCGCCAAGCTATGCACGTGGGGCCCCGATCGCCCCACCTCGATCGAAGCGATGCGCGTGGCGCTCGATAGCTTTGAGTTGGAGGGCATCGGCCACAACCTGCCGTTCCTGTCTGCCGTGATGGATCATGAGAAGTTCGCCTCAGGCGACATCACAACCGCCTTCATCGCCGAGGAATATCCTGAGGGGTTTGAAGGGGTTACCCTTCCCGATGCCGATTTGGTCCGCGTCGCTGCCGCCGCTGCCGCGATGCACCGGGTGGCCGAAATCCGGCGCACGCGGGTGTCGGGGCGGATGGACAATCATGAACGCCGGGTGGGGGCCGATTGGGTGGTGTCCCTGCAAGGCCAATCCTATGAGGCCCGCATTGAAGCGGATCACGAAGGCTCCACCGTCACGGTTAACGGCACGGATTTGCGCGTCACTTCGGATTGGACGCCGGGCGACAAGCTGGCGCGTTTGAACGTCAACGACAGCCCGCTTGTGCTGAAGGTTGGCAAACGCCCCGGAGGCTTCCGCCTGCGCACCCGAGGCGCGGATCTGGATGTCTTCGTGCGCACCCCGCGTCAGGCAGAGTTGGCTGCCCTGATGCCCGAGAAGATCGCGCCGGATACGTCCAAGCTGCTGCTGTGCCCGATGCCCGGGCTGGTGGTGAAAATGGACGTGGAAGAGGGCGACGAAGTGCAGGAAGGCCAAGCCCTATGCACCGTGGAGGCGATGAAGATGGAGAACATCCTGCGCGCAGAGCGCAAGGGCGTCGTCGCCAAGATCAACGCCGGCGCGGGCGACAGCCTTGCCGTCGACGAGACCATTATGGAGTTCGAATAG
- a CDS encoding short-chain fatty acyl-CoA regulator family protein, with the protein MATQKLYVGAKLRSLRTGLGLTQKDFAAKLGISLPYLNQMENNNRPLSTAVLMGLAQDFGVDVTELSASDADRIVSDMREALADPLFAESGPQLADLRLVSANAPTLAHAFLKLHRAYRQTQERLASLDEALGQQSSATASPWEEVRDFFHYTDNYIDAVDRAAERFATRATGDLAAHTQSVLADMGVTLRFTAGNGVRAYDPGTKILTLSPQAAPETQRFQLLHQYALLGQEQLIEATLDLARFQSDTAREIARIGMANYFAGAVLMPYTRFAEAARDTRHDLERLAITFGASIEQIAHRLSTLQRPGAKGIPFFFARVDQAGTVTKRHSATRLQFARFGGACPLWNVHQAFEAPGRFLRQLAETPDGARYVILARDVSKSGGAWGRPTRRYAVSLGCEVRHAGSLVYADGLDLDRSTAFQPIGISCRICERPNCHQRAVPPLERQLVVNPNRRGTLPYEVAQ; encoded by the coding sequence ATGGCCACTCAAAAACTCTACGTCGGCGCCAAGCTGCGCAGTTTGCGCACCGGATTGGGGCTGACCCAAAAAGACTTTGCCGCAAAGCTGGGGATATCCCTGCCCTATCTTAACCAGATGGAGAACAATAACCGCCCTTTGTCCACGGCGGTTCTGATGGGCTTGGCGCAGGATTTTGGCGTTGACGTGACCGAGCTTTCGGCCTCGGACGCGGATCGCATCGTCTCTGATATGCGAGAGGCTCTGGCCGATCCGCTGTTCGCTGAATCCGGGCCGCAGCTGGCCGACCTGCGGCTTGTCTCGGCCAATGCGCCGACCCTGGCCCATGCGTTCCTGAAGCTCCACCGCGCCTATCGCCAGACCCAGGAACGCCTTGCGTCGCTCGATGAGGCTTTGGGCCAACAAAGCAGTGCCACTGCCTCGCCTTGGGAAGAGGTGCGCGATTTTTTCCACTACACGGACAATTACATTGATGCCGTGGATCGCGCAGCAGAACGGTTCGCCACCCGCGCCACGGGCGATCTGGCCGCCCACACGCAGTCGGTTCTGGCCGACATGGGCGTGACCCTGCGCTTCACTGCGGGCAATGGTGTCCGCGCCTATGATCCTGGCACCAAGATCCTGACCCTATCGCCCCAAGCCGCCCCTGAGACACAGCGCTTTCAACTGCTGCACCAATACGCCCTACTGGGGCAGGAGCAGTTGATCGAGGCGACGCTGGATCTTGCCCGGTTCCAATCCGATACCGCCCGCGAGATCGCCCGGATCGGCATGGCCAATTACTTCGCCGGAGCCGTTCTGATGCCCTACACCCGTTTTGCCGAGGCTGCCCGAGACACCCGCCACGATCTGGAGCGTCTGGCCATCACCTTCGGCGCGTCGATCGAACAAATCGCCCACCGCCTGTCCACCCTGCAACGTCCCGGCGCAAAGGGCATTCCGTTCTTCTTTGCCCGTGTCGATCAGGCCGGCACCGTCACCAAACGCCACTCCGCCACGCGGCTGCAATTTGCCCGCTTCGGCGGCGCTTGCCCCCTATGGAACGTGCACCAAGCCTTCGAGGCGCCGGGCCGGTTTCTGCGCCAACTGGCCGAAACTCCCGACGGCGCACGCTATGTGATCCTTGCCCGCGACGTGTCAAAATCCGGCGGCGCATGGGGGCGTCCCACGCGCCGGTACGCGGTGTCCTTGGGCTGCGAGGTGCGCCACGCGGGATCGCTGGTCTATGCCGACGGCCTCGACCTGGACCGCAGCACAGCCTTTCAACCCATCGGCATTTCGTGTCGCATTTGCGAACGTCCCAATTGCCACCAACGCGCCGTACCCCCGTTGGAGAGGCAGTTGGTCGTGAACCCAAACCGACGCGGCACCCTGCCCTACGAAGTCGCCCAATAA
- a CDS encoding acyl-CoA carboxylase subunit beta — protein sequence MTDILEQLNERRALARAGGGEKRVAAQHAKGKLTARERIELLLDEGSFEEYDMFVAHRTTEFGMAANRPPGDGVITGWGTVNGRQVYVYSQDFTVLGGSVSETHGQKICKIMDMAVQNGAPVVGINDSGGARIQEGVDALAAYAEIFRRNVEASGVIPQISLVMGPCAGGAVYSPAMTDFIFMVKDTSYMFVTGPDVVKTVTNEVVTAEQLGGAATHTKKSSVADGAFENDVEALSEVRRLIDFLPLSNREKPPVRPFFDSPDRIEHSLDTLIPDNPNQPYDMKELIEKLADEGDFYEIQEDFAGNILTGFIRLEGQTVGVVANQPMVLAGVLDIDSSRKAARFVRFCDCFEIPILTLVDVPGFLPGTTQEYGGVIKHGAKLLFAYGEATVPLVTVITRKAYGGAYDVMASKHMKADVNYAWPTAEIAVMGAKGAVEILHRSDLGDADKIAAHTAEYEDRFANPFVAAERGFIDEVIQPHSTRRRVSRAFASLRRKEQKLPWKKHDNIPL from the coding sequence ATGACGGATATTCTGGAACAGCTTAACGAGCGACGCGCCTTGGCGCGGGCAGGTGGCGGCGAAAAGCGCGTGGCTGCGCAACACGCCAAAGGCAAGCTGACCGCGCGTGAGCGGATTGAACTGCTGCTCGATGAGGGGTCTTTCGAAGAATACGATATGTTCGTGGCGCACCGCACGACGGAATTCGGCATGGCTGCCAATCGCCCGCCCGGCGACGGTGTTATCACCGGCTGGGGCACCGTGAATGGGCGTCAGGTTTACGTCTATAGCCAGGATTTCACCGTCCTTGGCGGCTCGGTCTCGGAAACTCACGGGCAGAAAATCTGCAAGATCATGGATATGGCCGTGCAAAACGGTGCACCTGTGGTCGGCATCAACGACTCGGGCGGGGCGCGGATTCAGGAGGGGGTCGATGCCCTTGCCGCTTATGCCGAGATCTTCCGCCGCAACGTCGAAGCCTCTGGCGTGATCCCGCAGATCTCGCTGGTGATGGGGCCTTGCGCCGGTGGTGCGGTCTACTCCCCCGCGATGACCGACTTCATCTTCATGGTGAAGGACACGTCCTACATGTTCGTCACCGGCCCCGATGTGGTAAAAACCGTGACGAATGAGGTGGTTACCGCCGAGCAATTGGGCGGTGCGGCCACCCATACCAAAAAATCCTCCGTCGCCGATGGCGCGTTCGAAAACGATGTGGAGGCGCTGAGCGAAGTGCGCCGCCTGATCGACTTTCTGCCCCTGTCCAACCGTGAAAAGCCGCCAGTGCGGCCGTTTTTTGACAGCCCGGACCGGATCGAGCACAGCCTTGATACGCTGATCCCCGACAACCCCAACCAGCCCTATGACATGAAAGAGCTGATCGAAAAGCTCGCCGATGAGGGCGATTTCTACGAGATCCAAGAGGATTTTGCCGGCAACATTCTCACGGGCTTCATCCGTCTGGAAGGCCAGACCGTGGGCGTTGTGGCGAACCAGCCGATGGTTCTGGCGGGGGTTCTGGATATCGACAGCTCTCGCAAGGCGGCGCGGTTCGTGCGGTTCTGTGATTGCTTCGAAATCCCGATCCTGACCCTCGTGGACGTGCCCGGCTTCCTGCCCGGCACGACGCAGGAATATGGCGGTGTCATCAAGCATGGCGCGAAACTGCTGTTCGCTTACGGCGAGGCGACGGTGCCGTTGGTGACGGTCATTACCCGCAAAGCCTATGGCGGCGCCTATGATGTGATGGCCTCCAAGCATATGAAAGCCGATGTGAATTACGCTTGGCCCACGGCTGAGATCGCCGTGATGGGCGCCAAGGGCGCGGTAGAGATCCTGCACCGTTCCGACCTTGGGGATGCCGACAAGATCGCGGCCCATACGGCGGAATATGAAGACCGTTTCGCCAATCCCTTCGTCGCCGCCGAGCGGGGCTTTATCGACGAGGTCATTCAACCCCATTCCACCCGTCGTCGCGTCAGCCGCGCCTTTGCATCACTGCGGCGCAAAGAGCAGAAGTTGCCGTGGAAAAAGCACGACAACATCCCCCTCTGA
- a CDS encoding multidrug effflux MFS transporter, with protein sequence MSTHQPARFLDRTTPPHIFTLIIMTGLGALSMNIFLPSLPAMADYFDTDYRLMQLSVSLYLLVNAALQIIIGPISDRFGRRPVILGGTALFILATIGCLLASSIEVFLLFRMMQAVIVTGLVLGRAVVRDMHDEAEAASKIGYVTMGMAVVPMIGPGIGGALEQSMGWQANFWLLLALGLVILALVWADLGETARASTSSLAEQIAQYPELLTSRRFWGYCLTAAFASGAFFSYLGGAPYVGSEVFHLSPTQVGIFFGAPAVGYFFGNGISGRYSTRVGINPMILWGTSVTATGMVLLLILFLFGLQSPFVFFGFMTTVGFGNGMVLPNATSGMLSVRPHLAGTASGLGGAIMLFGGAAMSALAGAMLTGGNGVYPLIIIMLVTSLLAVGSVVYTIRRQAQVTEG encoded by the coding sequence ATGAGCACGCACCAACCGGCGCGGTTTCTAGACCGCACCACGCCCCCGCACATCTTTACGTTGATCATCATGACCGGCCTTGGCGCCTTGTCGATGAACATTTTCCTGCCGTCGCTACCTGCAATGGCGGATTATTTCGACACCGATTATCGGCTGATGCAGCTATCGGTCTCGCTCTACCTTCTGGTGAACGCCGCGCTTCAGATCATCATTGGGCCGATCTCGGACCGGTTCGGGCGCAGGCCGGTGATCCTGGGGGGCACGGCTCTGTTTATCCTCGCCACCATCGGCTGCCTGCTGGCTTCCAGCATCGAGGTTTTCCTGCTGTTTCGCATGATGCAGGCCGTCATCGTGACCGGCCTTGTGTTGGGCCGGGCGGTGGTGCGCGACATGCATGACGAAGCCGAAGCCGCCTCGAAAATCGGCTATGTGACCATGGGCATGGCCGTGGTGCCCATGATTGGCCCCGGCATTGGCGGCGCGTTGGAGCAATCCATGGGCTGGCAGGCGAATTTCTGGCTGCTTCTGGCCCTTGGCCTGGTCATTCTGGCCCTTGTCTGGGCGGACTTGGGCGAAACGGCAAGGGCCAGCACATCCAGCCTGGCAGAGCAGATCGCGCAATACCCCGAGCTTTTGACCTCGCGCCGTTTCTGGGGCTACTGCTTGACGGCGGCCTTCGCCTCGGGGGCGTTTTTCTCGTACCTTGGGGGGGCGCCCTATGTCGGGTCAGAGGTCTTCCACCTTTCCCCCACACAGGTCGGCATATTCTTTGGCGCGCCCGCAGTGGGGTACTTCTTTGGCAACGGCATATCGGGCCGGTACTCCACCCGCGTCGGCATCAACCCGATGATTTTATGGGGCACTTCGGTGACCGCCACGGGCATGGTGTTGTTGCTGATCCTGTTCCTTTTCGGCCTGCAATCGCCCTTCGTGTTCTTCGGCTTCATGACGACTGTGGGCTTTGGCAACGGCATGGTTTTGCCAAATGCGACCTCGGGCATGTTGTCGGTCCGCCCCCATCTGGCGGGCACGGCATCGGGGCTTGGCGGCGCGATCATGCTGTTCGGCGGCGCGGCGATGTCGGCCTTGGCGGGCGCTATGCTGACCGGCGGCAACGGGGTCTATCCGTTGATTATCATCATGCTGGTCACCTCGCTTTTGGCGGTCGGTTCCGTTGTCTACACAATCCGCAGGCAAGCGCAGGTGACCGAGGGTTGA